TGACCCCTTCCCCGTTCCACTGTTACGGTGTGCGGTATGCAGATGCGTTCGTGGGAAATCGGCCGAGCGTTGGGCATTCCCATTCGAATCCATCCATCCTGGTTTCTTGTATTTCTCCTCGCCACGTGGACGCTCTCAACAGACTACCTGCCGGAGACCCTCCCCGGACTCAGTCCTGGTCGCTATTGGGTGATGGGAGCCGTCGCGGCGGTGCTTCTCTTTCTGTCCGTCCTTCTGCATGAACTGGGACATTCCTACGTCGCACTGTACTACCGGATTCCGATTGAGCAGATCACGTTGTTTCTCTTTGGCGGGGTCGCGCACATGCGCCAGGAGGCCCCGTCTCCCAAGGCAGAGTTTCTCATTGCGATCGCTGGACCGATCGTCAGTTTCGTGATCAGCGGGGGCTGCTTGGCGATTGTCGCTCTGGCTGAGGCGATTCAACAGGAACAGGCGCTCCGTGGGGTAGTCATGCTCGGGCTGTTGCTGGGAATGGGGAATCTTCAGCTCGGAGTGTTCAATTTGATTCCCGGGTTTCCGTTGGACGGAGGTCGAATCCTGCGTGCCGGCCTGTGGGCTTGGGGAAAAGATTATTATCGCGCGACGAAACAAGCGGCAGGGGCAGGCCTTGGGTTTGGTGTAATCTTTGTGCTGTGGGGGCTGCTGCGCATCCAGCAAGCGGCAACCGGTGAGCTGGATGCGTCGATGGTCTGGACGGGAGGATGGCTGGCACTGATCGGTATCTTTCTCTACATCGCGGCGCTGGCGAGCCGACGACAAGCGACGTTGCGGCACTCCATTTCAACAACCCGGATTCAAGACATGATGGTGACGACGGTTGTGTCGATTCCAGCCCAAACCACGCTTGATGAGGCGGTCAACCGGTATTTCCAGGCCTATGGTTACGGGGGATTTCCTGTGGTTGAAGATCGGCGTCTGGTCGGACTTGTGACCGTACCCGACATTCAGTCTGTGCCGGCGGAGACCTGGTCCTGGCGTCGGGTTGATCAAGTGATGCGTCCATTTTCAGAATCGATGGTCATTTCGCCTGAAGTTCCAGCGATTCAAGCGATGGGGCGCATGGCTCGTGAGGGATGGGATCAACTCATCGTCGTGCAGGATGGAGAAATTGTCGGACTCGTGACACAATCAGCCCTTGTGCATTTTCTGCAGCTTCGTAGCCACCCCATCCGTTGAATTGCGGCATTCACCTTAGACTATTGTTATCGCAGCATTTCCATCATCGTCATCAACCGGTGGCGATGGCCAGGCAATCTGTTTCAGATTGTGCGCAATGATGCCACCGAAGAGCAGGAGCCCTGCAGAATAATAGACCCAGAGCAACAAAAGCACGATCTCGAGCAACGATCCATAGAGTCGCGCATAGACCGTCGCAAAATCTCCATAATTGACGAACAAGAGCTTGGCTGCAACCCACAGCAAACCGAATGTGAGGGCGCCGGCCATGGCATCCCTCCATCGTGGACGACGTCGAGGTACAAGACGGTAGAGCAGGCTGACCGCCAGGAATGCAAGACCAAAAGGGAGGGTGTAGGTCAGATGAAATTCGTGGGCGGCTAAGGCGACAAGATCCAATCCCCAGAGCCGAGGTGCATAGGCCGTCAAAAAGGCAATGGCTTGAGTGGCCACATAGGACGTGAAGAGTAACAGGCCGGTGGATCCCAGCAGCGCGATGGAAATTGCAGTGGAAATAAGCGGGTGGCGCTTTTGCGTGCTCTGAAACACGACATTCAGCGCATAATCGAGCTCGTAGAACACAAGTCCACCAAACCAGAAGAATGACAGCAGCACGATCCACCGGACGCTTTCCAATGAACTGATCCGATGGAGTTCTTGCGCCAATCGTTCCCCTAAGGAAGGCAGAAACCCTTTGAGAAAACTCAGCATGAACTGCTCGCCGATCACGTTCTGACTTACAAGGAACCCGATCCCATACAAGAGGAGAAAGACGAGGGGAAACAATGAGAGCAGCGAGAAAAAGGCCAAGGCTGCCGCGAGGCTGGGGCATCCTTGACGTAAAAACGATGTGACCGCCTCACTCAGGAAGCGAACGACAGGCATACGATCCTTACCGGCAAATAGTCAGAGTCTGGATGGCCTTACTTCAGCGTCAACACGGCTTGCTGGGCCAGATTGACGAGTGGGTTGGGGTAGATACCGAAGACCACCACCCCAGCGACTGCACAGGCTAGCACAATGGAAAGGGTTGGGGACATCACCAAGCGCGGGACAGGGTCCGTTCCATCAATAGGATCTC
The Candidatus Nitrospira nitrosa DNA segment above includes these coding regions:
- a CDS encoding site-2 protease family protein, whose product is MQMRSWEIGRALGIPIRIHPSWFLVFLLATWTLSTDYLPETLPGLSPGRYWVMGAVAAVLLFLSVLLHELGHSYVALYYRIPIEQITLFLFGGVAHMRQEAPSPKAEFLIAIAGPIVSFVISGGCLAIVALAEAIQQEQALRGVVMLGLLLGMGNLQLGVFNLIPGFPLDGGRILRAGLWAWGKDYYRATKQAAGAGLGFGVIFVLWGLLRIQQAATGELDASMVWTGGWLALIGIFLYIAALASRRQATLRHSISTTRIQDMMVTTVVSIPAQTTLDEAVNRYFQAYGYGGFPVVEDRRLVGLVTVPDIQSVPAETWSWRRVDQVMRPFSESMVISPEVPAIQAMGRMAREGWDQLIVVQDGEIVGLVTQSALVHFLQLRSHPIR
- a CDS encoding YihY/virulence factor BrkB family protein codes for the protein MPVVRFLSEAVTSFLRQGCPSLAAALAFFSLLSLFPLVFLLLYGIGFLVSQNVIGEQFMLSFLKGFLPSLGERLAQELHRISSLESVRWIVLLSFFWFGGLVFYELDYALNVVFQSTQKRHPLISTAISIALLGSTGLLLFTSYVATQAIAFLTAYAPRLWGLDLVALAAHEFHLTYTLPFGLAFLAVSLLYRLVPRRRPRWRDAMAGALTFGLLWVAAKLLFVNYGDFATVYARLYGSLLEIVLLLLWVYYSAGLLLFGGIIAHNLKQIAWPSPPVDDDDGNAAITIV